DNA sequence from the Candidatus Schekmanbacteria bacterium genome:
CTTTTAGAGGTTATAGCCTTATAGAAATAAAATTATCTCTTGAAAATATGCTTTTAAAAGAAAAAGAAAAATTTGACAGGATAATTAACAAAGCTATGGCTATGTGCAAAGTTGCTTTCGATAAAGATGAGAGTGCGGACATTTATTATCACGGCACTTCAAACATATTGGAAAAACCAGATTTTACAGATATCGAGGAGCTGAAGCTTCTTCTAAAGGCATTTGAAGAAAAAAGCGCTATTCTGAAACTTCTAAACAAGTGTCTCCAAGAAAAGGGGGTTGCAATTTACATTGGAGCAGAATCTTCTATCGAAAAAATGGAGGATATAAGCGTAATTGCTTCAACCTATTCAACAGGTGAAAAAACTTTGGGAACATTAGGTATTGTGGGACCTAAAAGGATGGATTATTCTGAGCTTATACCCCTTGTTGCGCTGACTGCAAAATTAATAACCAATCATTTCAGTAGGATATAATGGAAAATAGAAACTTCTATGAAATACTTGGCGTCAGCCATGATGCCACAGAAAGCGAAATAAAACGCGCATATC
Encoded proteins:
- a CDS encoding heat-inducible transcriptional repressor HrcA → FRGYSLIEIKLSLENMLLKEKEKFDRIINKAMAMCKVAFDKDESADIYYHGTSNILEKPDFTDIEELKLLLKAFEEKSAILKLLNKCLQEKGVAIYIGAESSIEKMEDISVIASTYSTGEKTLGTLGIVGPKRMDYSELIPLVALTAKLITNHFSRI